A part of Oryctolagus cuniculus chromosome 15, mOryCun1.1, whole genome shotgun sequence genomic DNA contains:
- the LOC108175407 gene encoding TBC1 domain family member 3D — MAYSIYNPEVGYSQGLSHVVALLLMYMPEEDSFWALVQLMENSKHAMHGFYKPNAPKLERFQQHLGEIVHHVLPSLEKHLEEEGVCLEDSTAHWYIQCFLEGVPFPLALRIWDIYILEGEHVLTTMAYTALKIHQKRLLKMPRDHLREFLQVTLKQAWSLSEDAVIRQLRASMRELGKLQCLLPPEAKAIERCSRPLGQARVPQKQHVPAPTGMKAKIAIQDTVAVWEQTRGPAARAVLIHPAESFGLRIAVREGMEEEEEESCEGSPEPLGLGSPVGTAESPGAASPTESPECSRRWGGLCQCASLPNLSGPEHSEDDSSDAGSREGLWMWAPPQALEPPEPGPMQAAPAWGPRLKTPLYRHGSPTHSGDSYGLEPARASPGLGDQARVPSLARGLLASYSMGHLDDGCLLEERPSAPFVLPRLGNSLPCVYTAPYTLD, encoded by the exons ATGGCATATTCCATCTACAATCCC GAGGTGGGCTACAGCCAGGGCCTGAGCCATGTGGTGGCGCTCCTGCTCATGTATATGCCCGAGGAGGACTCTTTCTGGGCCCTGGTCCAGCTCATGGAAAACTCCAAGCACGCGATGCACG GTTTCTACAAACCCAACGCCCCAAAACTGGAGCGATTCCAGCAACACCTGGGAGAGATCGTGCATCAcgtgctcccctccctggagaaacacctg gaggaggagggtgtgtgCCTGGAGGACTCCACCGCCCACTGGTacatccagtgcttcctggaGGGG GTGCCGTTCCCCCTGGCTCTGAGGATATGGGATATTTACATCCTTGAGGGCGAGCATGTGCTCACAACCATGGCTTACACGGCCCTCAAGATCCATCAGA AGCGCCTCCTGAAGATGCCCCGGGACCACCTCCGggagttcctgcaggtgaccctgaagCAGGCCTGGTCACTGAGCGAGGATGCGGTCATCAGGCAGCTGCGGGCCTCCATGcgtgagctggggaagctccagtgcctcctgcctcccgaag ccAAGGCCATCGAACggtgcagcaggcccctggggcaggcacgcgtCCCCCAGAAGCAGCACGTTCCTGCCCCCACTGGCATGAAGGCCAAGATCGccattcaggacacagtggcagtgtgggagcagaccAGGGGTCCCGCTGCCCGTGCAGTGCTGATCCATCCTGCAGAAAGCTTTGGTCTCCGCATCGCCGTgagggaaggcatggaggaggaggaggaggagagctgcgaaggcagcccagagcccctcggcctgggctcccctgtggggaccGCAGAGTCTCCAGGTGCGGCCAGCCCCACGGAGTCTCCAGAGTGCTCAAggaggtggggaggcctgtgccagtgCGCCAGTCTCCCTAACCTGAGCGGGCCCGAGCACAGCGAGGACGACTCCTCCGACgctggcagccgggagggcctgtggatgtgggctcctccacAGGCCTTGGAGCCCCcggaaccagggcccatgcaggcCGCCCCAGCCTGGGGGCCACGGCTGAAGACTCCCCTCTACCGGCATGGCAGCCCCACGCACTCTGGGGACAGTTATGGGCTGGagccggccagagccagccctgggctgggagaccaggcCCGAGTGCCCTCCCTGGCCCGAGGCCTCCTGGCTTCCTATTCTAtggggcacctggatgatggGTGCCTCCTAGAAGAGAGGCCGAGTGCACCATttgtcctgcccaggctgggcaacAGCCTTCCATGTGTCTACACGGCACCCTATACACTTGATTGA
- the LOC100343030 gene encoding USP6 N-terminal-like protein has translation MDSRRRLDMNALRSRRAQERAAIILKYEQGRRGAALLEPEEEDDEGGCLVPDRLGFLHEQKLPQDSTPGAKRKQVRRTQKWVKMIKNHSKYHGSEKFQRRIYKGIPAQVRGKVWAVMLEVDKRKAQNPGKYAVRLCSQPKGARAALACSGA, from the exons ATGGATTCAAGACGGAG ATTGGATATGAACGCCCTGAGGTCCCGGAGGGCCCAGGAGCGAGCAGCAATCATATTGAAATATGAGCAG GGACGCCGAGGAGCGGCACTGTTGGAACCTGAAGAAGAGGACGATGAGGGTGGCTGCCTCGTCCCAGacaggcttgggttcctgca TGAGCAGAAGTTGCCCCAAGACAGCACCCCGGGGGCAAAG CGCAAACAGGTGCGCAGGACCCAGAAGTGGGTGAAAATGATAAAGAATCATAGCAAataccatggcagtgaaaag tttCAGCGGAGAATCTACAAGGGCATCCCTGCCCAGGTGCGTGGAAAGGTGTGGGCTGTGATGCTGGAGGTGGATAAGAGGAAGGCCCAGAATCCAGGCAAATACGCGGTACGGCTCTGCAgtcagcccaagggggcccgaGCTGCTCTGGCCTGCTCAGGAGCCTGA